The Manis javanica isolate MJ-LG chromosome 4, MJ_LKY, whole genome shotgun sequence genome contains a region encoding:
- the SPPL2C gene encoding LOW QUALITY PROTEIN: signal peptide peptidase-like 2C (The sequence of the model RefSeq protein was modified relative to this genomic sequence to represent the inferred CDS: inserted 1 base in 1 codon), producing MARLGLLLLLLLSSAMAPGEHGVVHVVSENWSKDYCILLSSDYITLPRDLNHAPLLPLCDGTMAPSCPGKDSSHRAQYGFPGRRPLHRASTMVMQGNCSLYAKGWLAQSQGAHGLLIVSQVSSQQCSDTTLVSQAPHKSLPDLTIPVAVLRYSDMLDILSHARGSAVVHVALYAPPEPVLDYNMVVIFILAVGTVAAGGYWAGLTEADQLGQRRARRGGGPGGHNQRAAMAAQGGQEEDEDAPVDFTPATMGTVLTMSSSILLLLYFFYDSFVYVMIAIFSLGAGTGLYSCLTPLVHLPPLQQCQRPLPDCWACLQLPLLAGLCTVVTVLWVAYRNEDRWAWLLQDTLGMTYCLFVLQRVRLPTFKNCTSFLLALLAFDVFFVFVTPLLTRTGESIMVEVAAGPADSLSHERLPMVLRVPRLSFSALTLCDRPFSILGFGDIVVPGFLVAYCHRFDVRIHSRQVYFLASTAAYAVGLLVTFITTALMQMGQPALLYLVSSTLLTSLAMAACRQELTLFWTGQGRAKTPTQPVAGLCADPSVGPEPKQDATDVHTTSKSEGAADHSAGVLNSNLGKDAPETVTISEEEATGLDGHSDSSKGWSDASLXPDELPQACPGASEQLMPLMPVAMPVPLMLLVPRPSELGPTHAQAQAHDAGRPWMGLHKRKGLKVKTSMSTQAPL from the exons ATGGCACGCCtgggtctcctcctcctcctcctcctctccagcGCCATGGCCCCGGGGGAGCACGGCGTGGTCCACGTGGTGTCAGAGAACTGGAGCAAGGACTACTGCATCCTGCTCAGCTCCGACTACATCACCCTACCCCGGGACCTGAACCACGCCCCACTCCTGCCCCTGTGTGATGGCACCATGGCACCCTCATGCCCAGGCAAGGACTCCTCCCACCGGGCCCAGTATGGCTTCCCTGGCCGGCGGCCCCTCCACCGGGCCTCCACCATGGTCATGCAGGGCAACTGCAGCCTGTATGCCAAGGGCTGGCTGGCTCAAAGCCAAGGCGCCCACGGGCTGCTCATCGTGAGCCAGGTCAGCAGCCAGCAGTGCTCAGACACCACCCTTGTGTCCCAGGCCCCCCACAAGTCCCTGCCAGACCTCACCATCCCCGTGGCTGTGCTCCGCTACAGTGACATGCTCGACATCCTCAGCCACGCCCGGGGCAGTGCCGTGGTCCACGTGGCCTTGTACGCACCCCCAGAGCCTGTTCTCGACTACAACATGGTGGTCATCTTCATCCTGGCTGTAGGCACTGTGGCTGCTGGCGGCTACTGGGCTGGCCTGACTGAGGCTGACCAGCTGGGGCAGCGCCGAGCCCGCAGAGGAGGAGGGCCTGGTGGGCACAATCAGCGGGCAGCAATGGCAgcccagggagggcaggaggaagacGAAGATGCACCAGTGGACTTCACGCCAGCCACGATGGGCACGGTGCTCACCATGTCCAGCTCCATCCTGCTGCTACTCTATTTCTTCTACGACAGCTTCGTCTATGTCATGATCGCCATCTTCAGCCTGGGTGCGGGCACTGGCCTCTACAGCTGCCTCACGCCCCTGGTGCACCTCCCGCCCCTGCAGCAATGCCAGCGGCCCTTGCCTGACTGCTGGGCCTGTCTGCAGCTGCCACTGCTGGCTGGCCTGTGCACGGTGGTGACTGTCCTCTGGGTTGCCTACCGCAATGAGGACCGCTGGGCATGGCTCCTGCAGGACACGCTGGGCATGACCTACTGCCTTTTCGTGCTGCAACGCGTGCGGCTGCCCACATTCAAGAACTGCACCTCCTTCCTGTTGGCCCTGCTGGCCTTTGATGTCTTCTTCGTCTTTGTCACGCCCCTCCTTACCAGGACTGGCGAGAGCATCATGGTGGAGGTAGCCGCAGGCCCGGCAGATTCCCTGAGCCATGAGAGGCTGCCCATGGTGCTCAGAGTGCCCCGGCTGAGCTTCTCAGCCTTGACCCTGTGTGACCGGCCCTTCTCCATCCTTGGCTTTGGTGACATCGTGGTCCCGGGCTTTCTGGTAGCCTACTGCCATCGCTTTGATGTGCGAATCCACTCACGCCAGGTCTACTTCCTGGCCAGCACTGCAGCCTATGCTGTGGGCCTGCTGGTCACTTTCATCACCACGGCCCTCATGCAGATGGGCCAGCCTGCCCTGCTCTACCTGGTGTCCAGCACCCTGCTCACCAGCCTGGCCATGGCTGCCTGCCGCCAAGAGCTCACCCTCTTCTGGACTGGCCAGGGCAGAGCCAAGACACCCACCCAGCCTGTGGCAGGGCTCTGTGCTGACCCTTCGGTTGGCCCTGAGCCAAAGCAGGATGCAACAGATGTCCACACAACTAGCAAGTCTGAGGGGGCCGCTGACCACTCAGCAGGGGTCTTAAACAGCAACCTTGGGAAGGACGCACCCGAGACTGTTACCATATCCGAGGAGGAAGCCACTGGGCTGGATGGCCACAGTGACAGCTCCAAGGGCTGGAGTGATGCCAGCC GGCCTGATGAGCTGCCCCAAGCCTGCCCTGGGGCCTCAGAGCAGCTAATGCCACTGATGCCAGTAGCCATGCCAGTACCACTGATGCTGCTGGTGCCACGGCCCTCAGAGCTGGGCCCCACTcatgcccaggcccaggcccatgATGCTGGCCGGCCCTGGATGGGGCTCCACAAGAGGAAGGGCTTGAAGGTAAAGACGAGCATGTCAACCCAagctcctctgtga